The genome window GTCGAGCAGATCGGCCATCTTGTGGTCGGCGATCTGCTTGATACCGGCCGCGGCGTCCTCGACGGAGATGCCGAGCGGGTCGGCGACGTGCTCCCTGATCGCCTGCACCGCGGCGTCGCGGTCGAGCGGGAAGGTACCGCCGAGGAAGTACTCGGGGTCGATGATGCCGAGGACCACGTCGGCGTCGGTGACGGTCGGGCGGGTGCCGCCGCGCATGTAGCACGCGGGGCCGGGCACGGAGCCGGCCGACTCGGGGCCGACGAGCAGCTGGCCGTCGACGACCTGGGCGATCGAGCCGCCGCCGGCGCCGATGGCGGTGACCTGCACGGCTGGCTTGAGTACGTGGTAGCCGTTGACCTCCTGGCGCGGGCTCACGACGGGCTCGTAGTCGAGGATCATGCCGACGTCGAACGAGGTGCCGCCCATGTCGGTGGTGAGGACGTTGGGGGTGCCGAGCTGCTCGGCGAGCTTGGCGGAGGCGAGCACGCCACCGGTGGGACCGGAGGTGAGGACCGAGACGGCCGTCTCGCCACAGCGCTCGGGCGTGATCACGCCGCCGCCGGAGTCGAGGATGCGCAGCGTGCCGTTCATGCCGCGCGCCTGCAGGGACTCCTGCAGCTGGTTCATGTACCGCTGGACGTGCGGGCCGAGATAGGCGTTGAGCGCCGTGGTCGCCGTGCGCTCGTACTCGCCGAGGACCGGCGCGAGGTCGGAGGAGACCGAGAGGTAGACGTCCGGAGCCATCTCGCGGACGATCTCGGCGACGCGCTGCTCGTGGGCCGGGTTGCGGAAGGACCACAGCAGGACGACGGCGATCGCCTGGACGCCCTCGTCGAGGAGGCGCTGGACCGAGGCCCGGACCGAGGCCTCGTCGAGCGGCGCGACGACGGAGCCCTTGTAGTCGATCCGCTCGGTGACCTCCGCGATCAGCTCCCGGGGCACCACCGGCTGCGGGTGCTCACGCCGGGAGAAGCGTGTGATCTCGTGCAGCTCCTTGCCGGCCCAGTGCCCCATGCCGCGCTGGAGGAGCAGGGTGTCACGGAAGCCGCGCGTGGTGAGGATGCCCGTCGTGACACCCTTGCGCTCGATCAGCGCGTTGGTCGCGACGGTGGTGCCGAGACCGAAGTAGTCGACCTGGGAGAGCAGCGACCCCTCCTCGAAGCCGAGCTCCTTCTCGGCCAGCGCGAGCGCGTTGTTCACGCCC of Nocardioides sp. Kera G14 contains these proteins:
- a CDS encoding hydantoinase/oxoprolinase family protein; its protein translation is MSYYVGIDIGGTFTDAVLLDDEGVARLLKTPTTLDDPARGVNNALALAEKELGFEEGSLLSQVDYFGLGTTVATNALIERKGVTTGILTTRGFRDTLLLQRGMGHWAGKELHEITRFSRREHPQPVVPRELIAEVTERIDYKGSVVAPLDEASVRASVQRLLDEGVQAIAVVLLWSFRNPAHEQRVAEIVREMAPDVYLSVSSDLAPVLGEYERTATTALNAYLGPHVQRYMNQLQESLQARGMNGTLRILDSGGGVITPERCGETAVSVLTSGPTGGVLASAKLAEQLGTPNVLTTDMGGTSFDVGMILDYEPVVSPRQEVNGYHVLKPAVQVTAIGAGGGSIAQVVDGQLLVGPESAGSVPGPACYMRGGTRPTVTDADVVLGIIDPEYFLGGTFPLDRDAAVQAIREHVADPLGISVEDAAAGIKQIADHKMADLLDTLTVGKGHDPRDFVVYAYGGAGGAHCHGFGHELGVQSVVVPSTATVHSAFGAVMSDLHVAAEFSDPLATPVWEGAAEMLPAARIAENLARLEAQVREQLLDSGAEEDRIHVQRYAEVRFRMQSKSLPVALPAGELTAADMQHLLDSFVKQFEETYGSEAVFTGAGVEIPSVRVQAKGELRKPAISTVISGGSALEVERPATRKVYLPSGWTDADVVRGTGLKPGDLVDGPAIIEHPGTTIFIGEGQQAVIDRLENTVITTKES